The sequence below is a genomic window from Actinokineospora baliensis.
CAGGTCGTTGAGGTCTGTCAGTGCCGCCTCGGCCAGGTAGGCGTAGGCGAGGTCCAGGTGCCCGCACTCCGCGGCTACCACGGCCTGCGTCCCCGCCGACAGCGAGGAGTCGCGGACCGTCCTGGCTTCGTAATACGCGAAGTCGCGCGCCTTCTGCTCCAGGTCGAAGGCGTCGCCGCGCAGGTGTAGGGCCAGGACCAGGTCCGCCTGCTTGACCACCTGTTTGCGGTAGAGCTCGAAGTACGGGTAGTTCAGCAGCAGCGGGTAGTGCTCCGCGGGCGTGCCCTCGAAGTCCCACTCCTCGTGCGCGGTGAACCCCTCGGCCTGTTCGTGCACCTGGAGCATGTCGTCGTAAGGAATGCGCATCCGCTCGGCGGCCAGTGCCCACTCCGCGGTCTCCTCTTCGGTGACCCCGAGGCGCTTGGCCACCTCCGGGTTGCGACCGCACGCGGCGATGGCTTCCCGCAGGTTCTTCTGCGCCATCAGGTTGGTGTAGACGTTGTTGTCCACCACCGCCGAGTACTCGTCCGGCCCGGTGATGCCGTCGATGCGGAACCCGTCGTGCGGGTCGTGGTGCCCCAGGGACCGCCACAGCCGCGCGGTCTCCACCAGCAGTTCGGTCCCCGCCGCCCGGTCGAACTCGGCGTCGAGGGTCGCCGCGTGGTAGCGGGCGACCGCGTCGGCGATGTCCGCGCTGACGTGGAACGCCGCCGTTCCCGCAGGCCAGTACGCCGAGCACTCCTTGCCGTTGATCGACCGCCACGGGAACGCCGCGCCCCGCTTGCCCAGCACCTGCGCCCGTTCCTGGGCCAGCGGCAGCGTCGAGTGCCGCCACCGCAGCGCGTCCCGCGCCGCCTCCGGCATCGTGTAGGTCAGCACCGGCAGCACGAACGTCTCGGTGTCCCAGAACGCGTGCCCGTCGTAGCCGGGACCGGTGAGGCCCTTGCCCGGGATGGCCCGGCTCTCCCCGCGCGCGCCCGCCTGCAGGATGTGGAACAGCCCCAGCCGCAGCGCCTGGTGCAACTCGTCGTCGCCGTCGACCTCGACGTCGGCGGCCTCCCAGAAGTCGTCGAGGAACTCCCGCTGCTCCGCGAGCAGCCCGTCCCAGCCGGTCTGCAGCGCCCCGGCCAGCGCCGCCTCGACCTGCGCGCGCAGCGCGGGCCCGGAGCGGCTGCTCGACCAGCCGTAGCCGACGTACTTGGTCAACCGCAACGCCTCGCCGACCGGGATGTCGGCCGCCACGGTCAGCCGCGCCAGGTCCTCCTCAGCGGAGATCTCGGTGCGCAGCCCCGGGGTGTCGGCCACCTCGTGGTCCATCCCGGCGGCGATCCGCAGCCCGGACTCCCTGGTCCGGTGCACCAGCACCGCGCGCAACCCCGTGCTGGCGTGCGCCTCGGCCGCCAAGGGCGACTTCAGCGCCAACGCCACCCGCGGGTCCCTGGTGCGGCTCTCGATCGGCTCGTTGGCCAACAGGTCCGACTGCACGACCAGCTGGGTCGGCCGCGACTCGCCGTCGGCCACCGGTTCGACCTCGTAGCGGATGGCCGCGACAGCGCGCTGGGTGAACGACACCAGCCGCTTGGTCCTGACCCGCACCGTGCGGCCGGTCGGCGACTCCCACAGCGTTTCCCTGGTCAGCACCCCGGTGCGGAAGTCGAGCGTGCGGTGGTGCTCCAGGGCCCGGCCGTAGCGCATGTCCAGCGGCTCGTCCTCGACCAGCAGGCGGATGATCTTGCCGTCGGTCACGTTCACGACGGTCTGGCCCGCCTCCGGGTAGCCGTACCCGGCCTCGGCGTAGGGCAGCGCGTGCTCTTCGTAGAACCCGTTGAGGTACGTGCCGGGCAGCCCGACCGGCTCACCCTCGTCCAGGCTGCCGCGCATCCCGATGTGCCCGTTGGACAGGGCGAACACCGACTCGGTGCGGTGCAGCTGGTCCACCGCGAGCCCGGACCACCGCAGCTCCCACGGCGCGACGTCGAACCCGCCGCTCACTTCGCCCCGTCCAGCAGCTCCGCCAGGTCGTCGACCACGACGTCGGCGCCGTGCTCGCGCAGCTGGTCTGCCTGATCCGCCCGGTTGACCCCGACGACGTACCCGAACCCACCCGCCCGACCGGCCTCGACACCCGACAGCGCGTCCTCGAACACGGCGGCCTCCCCCGGGGACACGCCCAACGCGCGGGCTCCCGCGAGGAACGAATCCGGGGCGGGCTTCCCGCGCAACCTTTGGTCGACGATGGTGACCCCGTCGATCCGCGCCTCTATGAACGGGGTCAAGCCCGCAACCTCCAACACGTGCTCGCCATTGGCCGACGACGTCACGACCCCGATCCGCTTCCCGGCTGCGCGCGCGGCCTCCAAGTAGGCCACCGAACCCGGGTAGGGCTCGATCCCGCGCTCATCGATCAACCGCAGCAGCAGGTCGTTCTTGCGGTTGCCCACGCCGTTGATCGTCGCCAGGTCCGGTGCGTCGTCCGGCTCGCCTTCCGGCAACCGGATCGCCCGCGACGCCAGGAACGTCCGCACCCCGTCCGCCCGGGGCCGCCCGTCCACGTAGGCGTTGTAGTCGTGGTCGGTGAACGGTTCGCGCTCGCCCTCGGTCCAGGTGGCCAGGAAGCCGTCGAAGGTCTGCTTCCACGCGATCCGGTGCAGGGTCGCGGTGCTGGTGAGCACACCGTCGAGGTCGAACAAGCAAGCCGTGACACCCGCGGGCAGCCCGATCATGCCCAAACGCTACCGGCGCCCGCCCGCCGCGGCAGGCCAACCGGGTGCTCGTTCTGCCGCGGTGCGCGCGCTGCTGGGAGAATGCCCCCATGTCGGTCCCCACCCCCGACTCGGCCGCGGGCGCCGAGACCCTGTTCGAGATCGCCGTCGAGGAGCACCCCGGCGGCGCGGTCGTCGTCCGGGCGCGGGGGGAGATCGACCTGCTCACCGCCCCGCGCTTCGCCGAGGGCGTGGTCGGCGCCATCGACGCGGGCGCCGGGTTGGTCGTGCTCGACCTGGACCGGGTGACGTTCTTCGGGTCCGCCGCGGTGGCGAACCTGGCCAGGGCCGCCGAGCGGGCCGACGCCGCGGGCACCGACTTCCGGCTGGTGGTCGGGGCGTCGATGGCCACCCGCGTCCTGGA
It includes:
- a CDS encoding glycoside hydrolase family 65 protein, producing the protein MSGGFDVAPWELRWSGLAVDQLHRTESVFALSNGHIGMRGSLDEGEPVGLPGTYLNGFYEEHALPYAEAGYGYPEAGQTVVNVTDGKIIRLLVEDEPLDMRYGRALEHHRTLDFRTGVLTRETLWESPTGRTVRVRTKRLVSFTQRAVAAIRYEVEPVADGESRPTQLVVQSDLLANEPIESRTRDPRVALALKSPLAAEAHASTGLRAVLVHRTRESGLRIAAGMDHEVADTPGLRTEISAEEDLARLTVAADIPVGEALRLTKYVGYGWSSSRSGPALRAQVEAALAGALQTGWDGLLAEQREFLDDFWEAADVEVDGDDELHQALRLGLFHILQAGARGESRAIPGKGLTGPGYDGHAFWDTETFVLPVLTYTMPEAARDALRWRHSTLPLAQERAQVLGKRGAAFPWRSINGKECSAYWPAGTAAFHVSADIADAVARYHAATLDAEFDRAAGTELLVETARLWRSLGHHDPHDGFRIDGITGPDEYSAVVDNNVYTNLMAQKNLREAIAACGRNPEVAKRLGVTEEETAEWALAAERMRIPYDDMLQVHEQAEGFTAHEEWDFEGTPAEHYPLLLNYPYFELYRKQVVKQADLVLALHLRGDAFDLEQKARDFAYYEARTVRDSSLSAGTQAVVAAECGHLDLAYAYLAEAALTDLNDLHQNVANGLHMASLAGAWQAVVAGLGGMRDHDGKLTFAPRLPSALDRVAFRMCFRGTRLQVEITAAEATYRLISGEPIPAAHHGTEILIDGEVTLPIPAAPEFPTPETPAGRAPRRRTKAGDAHPDSGPEQP
- a CDS encoding HAD family hydrolase translates to MIGLPAGVTACLFDLDGVLTSTATLHRIAWKQTFDGFLATWTEGEREPFTDHDYNAYVDGRPRADGVRTFLASRAIRLPEGEPDDAPDLATINGVGNRKNDLLLRLIDERGIEPYPGSVAYLEAARAAGKRIGVVTSSANGEHVLEVAGLTPFIEARIDGVTIVDQRLRGKPAPDSFLAGARALGVSPGEAAVFEDALSGVEAGRAGGFGYVVGVNRADQADQLREHGADVVVDDLAELLDGAK
- a CDS encoding anti-sigma factor antagonist (This anti-anti-sigma factor, or anti-sigma factor antagonist, belongs to a family that includes characterized members SpoIIAA, RsbV, RsfA, and RsfB.); this translates as MSVPTPDSAAGAETLFEIAVEEHPGGAVVVRARGEIDLLTAPRFAEGVVGAIDAGAGLVVLDLDRVTFFGSAAVANLARAAERADAAGTDFRLVVGASMATRVLEISGLADLLELRATVAEALAG